From a region of the Paenibacillus segetis genome:
- a CDS encoding MFS transporter — MSTSARVRLLVITCIALFMAMLDSLILGVSLPSIQKDLGASMSDLEWFMNAYTLAFAVLIIPFSLLGESIGRKKVFLAGVAIFTLGSLFSGLSTSSSALIVFRTIQGIGGAAIVPLSLTLVNAAFPPAKRALAIGLWSGISGLGLSVGPLVGGLVMEGAPWQMIFYINLPVGLIALLLGLSWIKESRGVRKPLDPLGVILLTTGLFGLIFGLEKSKPLGWGAPLVVISLLVGLLLLVLFYYWEKRRTSPTIRFDLFRNKTYTSYILAGFWMYASVFGAIFMLTLFLQQAQGYTPLEAGVREMAWTIMTMLAAPFAGMAIGKFGSKWVLITGLFMQGAGLSWLAILIAMKGAIFPFSDAIVPLMLAGAGMGLSITPLSHGLLASVPEEFAGEASGVSNTTRQLGSVFGIAITGIIFGTGASMTSPEQFADHLVPSLAADSVMMFIGLLVIAIFVFEKRTEVISNKASL, encoded by the coding sequence ATGTCAACATCAGCCAGAGTTCGTCTGCTTGTTATTACTTGTATTGCCTTGTTCATGGCCATGCTCGATAGTTTGATTCTGGGGGTATCACTTCCTTCCATTCAGAAGGATCTTGGGGCTTCGATGTCCGATCTGGAATGGTTCATGAATGCTTATACGTTGGCCTTTGCTGTTCTAATTATTCCCTTTAGCTTGTTGGGTGAATCCATTGGTAGGAAGAAAGTGTTCTTAGCAGGCGTAGCGATTTTTACATTGGGTTCGTTATTTTCCGGACTAAGTACTTCTTCATCCGCACTCATTGTGTTCCGTACGATTCAGGGAATCGGGGGAGCAGCCATTGTTCCCTTAAGTCTCACACTTGTGAATGCAGCATTTCCTCCTGCAAAAAGAGCACTTGCGATCGGACTATGGTCCGGAATATCGGGATTGGGACTTAGTGTAGGTCCATTGGTTGGCGGTTTGGTCATGGAAGGAGCCCCGTGGCAAATGATTTTCTATATCAATTTACCTGTTGGACTGATTGCGTTGCTTTTGGGTTTAAGTTGGATCAAAGAATCCCGGGGCGTACGCAAGCCACTTGATCCTTTGGGCGTTATTCTGCTGACAACGGGGTTGTTTGGTCTGATTTTTGGTTTGGAAAAAAGTAAACCGCTGGGCTGGGGCGCTCCATTAGTGGTGATATCGTTATTGGTTGGCCTCCTGCTATTGGTTCTATTTTATTATTGGGAAAAAAGGAGAACCAGTCCAACCATAAGATTTGATCTGTTTCGCAATAAAACCTACACCTCGTACATTTTGGCGGGATTCTGGATGTATGCCAGCGTCTTTGGTGCGATATTTATGCTGACTTTATTCCTTCAACAGGCACAGGGATATACTCCCCTTGAGGCTGGAGTCCGGGAGATGGCCTGGACGATCATGACCATGTTAGCAGCACCATTTGCCGGAATGGCGATCGGGAAGTTTGGATCAAAGTGGGTGCTGATTACCGGACTATTCATGCAGGGTGCCGGTCTTAGTTGGTTAGCCATTTTGATAGCTATGAAGGGAGCTATATTTCCTTTTAGTGATGCAATCGTACCTCTGATGTTGGCTGGTGCAGGTATGGGGCTTAGCATTACACCACTATCACATGGACTGCTTGCCTCTGTACCTGAAGAATTTGCAGGTGAAGCGAGCGGGGTAAGCAATACAACCCGGCAGCTTGGGTCCGTATTTGGCATAGCTATCACTGGAATTATTTTTGGGACGGGAGCCTCCATGACATCCCCTG